In the genome of Arachis stenosperma cultivar V10309 chromosome 6, arast.V10309.gnm1.PFL2, whole genome shotgun sequence, the window cttggggacaagcaacaatttaagtttggtgttgtgatgagcggataatttatacgctttttggcattatttttagtatgttttagttagtttttagtatatttttattagtttttattcaaaattcacttttctggactttactatgagtttgtgtgtttttctgtgattttaggtattttctggctgaaattgagggacctgagcaaaaatctgattcagaggctgaaaaggactgcagatgctgttggattctgacctccctacactcaaagtggatttcctggagctacagaagcccaattggcgcgctctcaacggcgttggaaagtagacatcctgggctttccagcaatgtataatagtctatacttttcccgagatttgatggcccaaactggcgttccaaatcagctcaaaactgcccggcgttaaacgccggaactggcacaagaatgggagttaaacgcccaaattggcacaaaagctggcgtttaactccaagaaaagtctctacacatgaaagcttcaatgctcagcccaagcacacaccaagtgggcccgaaagtggatttttatgtcatttactcatttctgtaaaccctaggccaCTAGTTCTCTAcgtataggaccttttactattgtattctcatctgggtagctatctttgagtagtcttatgctatcttagataattgggaggctggccattcggccatgcctagaccttgttcttatgtattttcaacggtggagtttctacacaccatagattaaggtgtggagctctgctgtacctcgagtattaatgcaattactattgttcttctattcaattcagcttgttcttattctaagatattcattcatgcccaagaacatgatgaatgtgatgattatgtgacgctcatcatcattctcacttatgaacgcgtgcctgataaccactcccattctacaagcaaacaaggcttgaatgtttatctcttggattccttaatcggaatctttgtggtataagctagaattgatggcggcattcaagagaatccggaaggtctaaaccttgtctgtggtattctgagtaggattcaatgattgaatgactgtgacgagcttcaaactcctgaaggctgggcgttagtgacagacgcaaaagaatcactggattctattccaacctgatttagaaccgacagatgattagccgtgccgtgacagggtgcgttgaacattttcactgagaggacgggattgtagccactgacaacggtgatgcccaacatacagcttgccatggaaaggagtaagaaggattggatgaagacagtaggaaagcagagagacggaagggacaaagcatctccatacgcttatctgaaattctcaccaatgaattacataagtatctctatctttattttatgctttattcatatatcatccataaccatttgaatctacctgactgagatttacaagatgaccatagcttgcttcataccaacaatcttcgtgggatcgacccttactcgcgtaaggtttattacttggacgacccagtgcacttgctggttagttgtgcgaagttgtgataaagagttgagatttcaattgagcgtaccatgttgatggcaccattgatgatcacaatttcgtgcaccaatagcTTACAGGCAGTATCTGATGTAGCCCATTGGTATGcgcctgtagctaattatctagttagccataCTTTTCCTCCCGATTTCACTAAGCATCagagagacaagctgaaaagtgagtccaaatactatgtatgggatgacccatatctATGGAGGTATGgtgctgaccaggtaattagacggtgtgtacctcaatcagaattccagtccattttagagtcctgccactcatctgagagtggaggacattttggccctcaacaAACTGCTAGAAAAgttttagactgtggattctggtggcctactctttttaaagatgctgctgacctttgtaaatcttgtcctCCATGCCAAtggtttggtaatatatcccagagggatgaaatgcctcaacaaattatgcttttttgtgaattTTGTTATGTTtagggcattgacttcatgggtccatttccaaattctaatggccagctttatatactgttagctgtagattatgtttctaaatgggtggaagcaattcctacccatactgatgatgctaacaccgttgtttcctttgttagaaaccatattatttgtcgctttggatcaccacgagcaatcgtgagcgatcaaggcactcacttttgtaacaggagactaacaggtttactaaagaggcatgggataattcataaagtatCAACAGCCTATCACCCCCAGACTAATGGGAAAGCAGAGGTttctaacagagagataaagcgcaTACTGCAAAAGGTAGTCAAGCCTCATAGAAAGGACTGGAGCACTAGGCTCCAAGACGCGCTTTGGGTATATCGTACAACATACAAGACACCgattgggatgagtcctttccgcttggtttatggaaaggcctgtcatctcccagttgagTTAGAACACAAGGCTTTTTGGGCAGTaaaggaatgcaacatggaCCATGAGAGAACTGGAGCTGAATGGAAGTTGCAGCTGCAAGAATTAGAgaaccttcgcctagaagcttatgaaaacTCCAGGCTGTATAAAGAGAAGGTGAAGGTTGTGTATGACAAGAGCATTAAGAGAAGAGAATTCCAACCTGGGGACTTAGTCCTACTTTACAACTCCAGAATGCGACTCATGCAAGGCAAGCTGAGATCCAGATGGGATGGTCCCTATCGAGTAGAGAGGGTGGAACCATACGGAGTCTTTCACTTGagccatccttcaagctctgaacttatCAAAGTCAATGGACATCGCTTGAAGTTATTCTATGGCAAAAAGATGGCGAAAAACCAGGAActagagatcttcctcttggaagatctGCCCACAGCAGAAgactgagctagtggagcgtccaacttaaggacgttaaagcaaagtgctgggtgggagacaacccaccatggtatgatcgttcctccCCCTCTCCTTACCTTCCTTCGTCAATAACTCTTCTTAGTACTAATGCCTATATTCTGCATCTCATCCGCATATTGCATATTGCATATAAAAAAAGGGGGTGTTAAGGCATGCGACGCACCAACATCGTTGACGCGCTCGCGTCATAGTGCCTTCGCAGcattaaagaaaagaaacagagagttgcgcaggaatgtggctggaggcgtgccccTGGCACCATTTGatccacgcgtccgcatggacgacgcaaTCGCGTCATTTGTAAAATGGcctccccacgcgtccgcgttaaccacgcaaacgcgtggctatgcaattcgacgtaaaagggtgtATGACAGTGAGTTGCGCTGGACCTGGGCTGAACCTGTGCTAGCCGCACAAGCCCTGCTGCGCGAACGCATGCCCCACGCATCCGCGCCATTTTCTCAATTTGGCCATCCACGCAATCGCGccaaccacgcgaccgcgtcaccctgaAATTTGGCAAACCATGTTTCACACAGAGAGTTGTTTGAGCGCAAAGCTGCCCTCGCGCCCCTAGTGCAAATCATGTCACGCGTCcacgtgaccgacgcgtccgcgtcatttccTTCAATGGCTCTCCGCGCGACCACGTGCACCAcacgtccgcgtcgcttgcgccgcccaactcattcaaatctgccagattatcttatcttttctcacCCCAATCCTACTTTTTCCCCCATTATtccttctcccttcttcctcccTTCTACTCCTTCTTTCTCACCACCATTCTCaaggtttttcttttctcttctcttcttccctccctactttttcattcttcttcttattttcatgttttctttttctttcttcttcctcctaTTGGTGTTGGagatttatttgggtcattatttttatatgttactTGTGGATTGTTTAGGACTTGTTTAAcagttatatattatttttatagggcTACTTGCATGTTCAAGTTAATATtttccataccttatttaacatgcatgTTATGTATTTGTTAAAACGCCCATATGGCATTTTGCACTGTTTTTAGATTTCTTTCAATCTACTACtctaaatgcttgcttttcacaaaaccctttttctattttattaatttttatatgattGTTATTACAAGCATATTGTTAGTTTGgattggacattgaatgcttgatctatgctactcaagcccttgccggcatgccaataaacacaTGGCATTTAACTGTCATCACATGTACTTGCTATATTTTCGTTGTTGATTtgtcacatgtagtcatgaccatgtgttcacatcattatcccttcctgtgcattgattaccacctttcccaTTCTTTTCCTTGCTATAACCCTTGAAATATTCATGTCTTTACTCGtttcctttcaggatggccaccaagaaaggcaaggagAAAGCTACCCCCAAATCTACAGCAAGGAGAGGAaaaaaagagcattagtggcagagccatcttcaactgcagttaagccctcaacaaaaagaattaaaaggattataaaggtcgatgaaaaggagaaagccttcccagcaaaggacactgcacgatttcccaatcgctactgtgagcagatgttccccattTTGGCAGCTCGGaattacaacaatgaacaccttcttatcATTCCACCTCGTATTGCCGAATTTGTTGAGCCGCGAATTGCACAAAGACAATGGGGATTCCTCCAGAGACAGCCacgacaggttaatctttcttgggtagttaAGTTCTACTCCAATTACCACCTGCCGACccttgataaacccatattttatgatataatttgtgcttaatttgagtgatttattcaatccttcacccacttattcatattactTATATGGTTTTACtctcccttccttattatgtgatgtatgtgaaaaacatgtttcctatactttaaaattaattattttaattacctttatttccattcgatgccgtgatttatgtgttgagtagtttcagatctcctaaggcagaatgacttcaaaggatggaaaaggaaaaaaacggaaggaaagtgcaaaacggagttttgaagaaactggcatccacgcgatcgcatggacaaCGCGATCGTGTGCCAAGAGCGTAGAAGCATCGACGCGGCCGCACGACTGACGCGACCACGCAACTTGAGCGAATCGcatacgacgcggacgcgtgaccgacgcgaccgc includes:
- the LOC130934557 gene encoding uncharacterized protein LOC130934557, with product MDHERTGAEWKLQLQELENLRLEAYENSRLYKEKVKVVYDKSIKRREFQPGDLVLLYNSRMRLMQGKLRSRWDGPYRVERVEPYGVFHLSHPSSSELIKVNGHRLKLFYGKKMAKNQELEIFLLEDLPTAED